Proteins encoded in a region of the Pelmatolapia mariae isolate MD_Pm_ZW linkage group LG6, Pm_UMD_F_2, whole genome shotgun sequence genome:
- the inab gene encoding internexin neuronal intermediate filament protein, alpha b → MSYGSEVFSSSSYRRIFGDSPRYASSPSRTVMNVASRGGYRSSSLSRSNVSSLGSFSRKSGRSFSPMPVETFDLTQSSVLNNEFKIIRTNEKEQMQGLNDRFAMFIEKVRNLEQHNKVLETELIALRQRHTEPSRLAELYQQEIRELRSQLDELNGEKSQLMIERDNIEDDLQKLRGKYEEEFRAREEAEATLKAFKKDVDDATMVRLDLEKKVESLLDEINFLRKVHEEEVAELTDMIQAAQVSVEMEVSKPDLTSALKEIRSQYESMASKNLQSAEEWYKSKFADLSEQATRSNEAIRASREEVNEFRRQLQSKTIEIESLRGTNESLEKQLREMEDRHNMEIGNYQESMAELENELRTTKSEMARHLREYQDLLNVKMALDIEIAAYRKLLEGEETRIGTGITYPSPSISAGPGQGYSYQTRIYTSSGKTSKKEGKDDEQQESKSGGKVSQREVYEETVVTTKKMEKQQDDIPTNQKN, encoded by the exons ATGAGCTACGGATCTGaagtcttttcctcctcctcctaccgGAGGATTTTCGGGGATTCTCCCCGTTATGCATCCTCTCCATCGCGCACGGTGATGAACGTGGCCTCTCGCGGAGGGTACCGGTCCTCCTCCCTATCCCGAAGCAACGTTTCGTCCCTGGGCTCTTTCAGCAGAAAGTCTGGCCGCTCCTTCTCTCCTATGCCAGTGGAGACCTTCGACCTGACACAGAGTAGCGTCCTCAACAATGAGTTTAAAATTATCCGCACTAATGAAAAGGAACAAATGCAAGGTCTTAATGACCGCTTTGCAATGTTCATCGAGAAGGTGCGCAACTTGGAGCAGCAcaacaaagtgctggaaactGAGTTGATTGCTCTGCGACAGCGTCATACCGAGCCGTCCAGGCTGGCAGAGCTCTATCAGCAAGAGATCCGCGAACTGCGCTCCCAGCTCGACGAACTGAATGGGGAGAAGTCCCAGCTGATGATCGAGAGGGATAATATTGAGGACGACCTGCAGAAGCTCAGGGGGAAATATGAAGAGGAGTTCCGCGCCCGAGAGGAGGCGGAGGCCACCCTCAAGGCTTTCAAAAAAGATGTGGATGATGCTACCATGGTGCGCCTGGACTTAGAGAAGAAAGTGGAATCCCTCCTGGACGAGATCAACTTCCTCAGGAAGGTGCATGAGGAGGAGGTGGCCGAACTGACGGATATGATCCAGGCTGCACAGGTGTCTGTTGAAATGGAGGTGTCCAAGCCGGATCTCACCTCCGCCCTCAAAGAGATTCGCAGCCAGTACGAGTCCATGGCTTCAAAGAACCTGCAGTCCGCCGAGGAGTGGTACAAGAGCAAGTTTGCAGATCTTTCCGAGCAGGCTACCCGTAGTAACGAAGCCATCCGCGCCAGCAGGGAGGAAGTGAACGAGTTCAGGAGGCAGCTGCAGTCCAAGACTATCGAGATCGAGAGTCTGAGAGGAACCAACGAATCTCTGGAAAAGCAGCTTCGGGAGATGGAGGACAGACACAATATGGAGATTGGAAACTATCAG GAAAGCATGGCAGAGCTGGAGAATGAGTTGAGGACCACAAAGAGTGAGATGGCTCGTCACTTGAGGGAGTATCAGGATCTGCTTAATGTCAAGATGGCACTGGATATAGAAATTGCAGCATACAG GAAACTACTGGAGGGAGAGGAGACCCGCATCGGGACAGGCATCACCTATCCCAGTCCCTCCATAAGTGCTGGACCTGGGCAGGGCTACAGCTACCAGACCCGCATTTACACAAGCTCTGGCAAGACCTCCAAGAAGGAGGGAAAGGATGACGAGCAGCAGGAGAGCAAATCCGGTGGGAAGGTATCCCAGCGTGAAGTTTATGAGGAGACAGTAGTCACCACCAAGAAGATGGAGAAGCAGCAAGACGACATTCCCACCAATCAGAAAAACTAA